In Methanorbis rubei, the DNA window TTCAAGCCGGCACCTGAGGATATTGAGGTTACGGTTGAGAAGGTGTACGTGCCGGTGTGGCAGGTTCGCGGGAAAAAGGATATTATTGAAGTGAATGCCTATACCGGCGAAGAGCTTTCTGTTCCGTCGGATGAAGGCTGTGAAGTGTTCTAAATGATTTATATTGTCGGTGGAGGTCCGGCCGGCAGGATGGCGGCTGTGCGGCTTGCCTCTGCCGGCAAAGAAGTTACTCTTTTTGAGAAGCGTGCGCTGGGTGGCCAGTGCGTGCATGATGGCTGTATGCTGGTGTGCGGGCTGAATGATGTTGCCCGCAGCATTCGCGACACCGAGTTTCTGCGAAACACGGGTGTCATTGAAGGTACCGTCTCTGTCCGATATCCTGAGGTGATGCGGCGTCTGGAAGAGGTTCAGGCCCGTCTCTCCAAAATTCTCGAGCGTGAGACGCTGGATGCAGGGGTAAAAATACAGTACGGGGTGACTGCGGAGGTTGAGGGGCGGTCGGTGATTGCTGACGGAGTTCGGTATGATGATGCCGAGGCGGTGATTGTTGCGTCGGGCGCTGAGATGTATGTGCCTGATGTGTCCGGTGCCGGACTTTTTGGGACATACACGGCACGAACGATCCGATCGATGCCTGCGTTGCCAAAAAGGATGGCGATTGTCGGCGGCGGTATTTCTGCGGCTGAGTTTGCGTATATTTTTTCTTCTTTTGGTGTTGAGGTTTCACTGTTTGCGAGAAGTTCTTTTCTTTCGATGCTGCCGAAGCGGATGCATAAGGCGGCTCTCAGGGATCTTTCGTCGGTACATATTTATGAGAATGCACCAATCGGGCGGGTTCTTGGGTCGGATCATGTGGTGGGTGTGGTCGCAGGTGACGTGACGGTTGCATGCGATGCGGTGCTGTTTGCGACAGGGGTGCGCCCGCACTCCCCGCATGTGCGGGGATTTTTGAAGAATGCTGATGGCTCAATCGTGGTGAACGAGAAAATGGAGACGTCAGTCCGGGGAGTGTATGCGTGCGGGGATGTGGTTGGCGCTCCGTATTTTACGCCGGTGTCGCGTCTTCAGGGGTTTGCGGCGGCTGATGCGATTCTCGGGGTTTCGCGAACTGTTGATCTGTCGCGTATTCCGTTTACGGTGGTGCTGGGTCTTGATTATACGGTGTGCCGCGATGCGGACGCAAGCGGAGCATCGTTTGCGTCGCCGAATATTGCCGGGCCCGGGTCAGTGTGGCATGTGTCGGATGGGTCGGTTGGGACGATGGAGCTGAATGTGGATACATCGAACGGTCAGATTGTGGGTTTTTCCAGCTCCGGCCCCGGGACTGGACTTGTGGGGACGTATTTAGGATATCTGGTGCGCAAAGGTGTTACGGTGCATGAGTTTTCGTCGATGCTTGAGATCCATCCGATCTCTGACGGGCTCTACTCAATGATCCGGTTCGCTGAGGATCATCTGGCTGATCAAAAACGCGAATAACGCGAATCGCATGCCTGCGGCCTGCTCACCGCTTCGCGCTATTCGCGTTTTTACTCCGCATCTTTCCACGAAACGGTGAACAATTCGTGGTTACTAAAGTGATCCCTCACAACGACCGCGATGGTTATATGATTCTGTAACAAATATGAGGGATATGTCGTTTCTTGCCCAGACAACCGATATGTCATTTTTACGGCAATTTGATCCTGAGATAACGGATCTGATTAACAAAGAGTACAAACGTCAGGTTGAAGGCCTGGAACTGATTGCATCCGAAAACGTCGTTGCCCGCGAAGTCATGGAAGCGATGGGGACAATTCTCACCAACAAATATGCAGAAGGATACCCGGGTAAACGCTACTACGGCGGATGCGAGTTTCATGATCAGATTGAAAATATCGCCCGCGACCGGCTCTGTCGGCTGTTCGGCGCTGAGCATGCCAATGTTCAGCCGCACTCCGGCAGTCAGGCGAACGAAGCGGTCTACCTCTCGTTTTTAAAACCCGGCGACAAAATCCTCAGCCAGAGCTTAAACAACGGCGGCCACCTCTCGCACGGCGACCCGGCAAATATCTCCGGCAAATACTATAACATCACCTCGTACGGCGTGGACCTTGAGTCCGAGCTGCTGGATTATGCGGAAATCGAAGCAACCGCACGCAAAGTAAAGCCTGACTTAATCGTCTGCGGTGCGTCTGCGTATCCGCGTGAGATCGACTTCAAGGCGTTCGCCGAAATTGCCGAGGATGTGGGCGCACGTTCCATGGCTGACATTGCTCACATCTCCGGCCTCTGCTGCACCGGCCTGCACAACTCGCCGGTCGGTGTGACGACCTATGTTACGTCCACAACGCACAAGACCCTTCGCGGTCCCCGCGGCGGAGTGATCATGTGCGGTAAAGAGTATGCAAACTCAATTGACAAAGCGGTGTTCCCCGGTCTTCAGGGCGGCCCGCTGATGCATGTTATCGCGGCAAAGGCGGTTTGCTTCCGCGAGGCGCTGAGCAATGAGTACAAAGAGTATGCTGAACAAGTGGTGAAAAACTGTAAAGTGCTTGCCGCAACTCTGATAGATGAAGGCTTCAGACTTGTAACCGGCGGAACCGATAATCACCTCTGCCTTCTGGATCTCTCAGAACAGGGAATCTCCGGTCATCAGGCTGAGATTGCCCTCGGGCGTGCCGGTATTACGGTGAACAAAAATACGATTCCCCGCCAGCACCTCTCACCGTTTGAGACGTCAGGTCTGCGGCTTGGAACACCGACGATCACCACACGCGGTATGCGTGAGGAGGAGTGTAAGCAGGTGGGCGTATGGATTTCCCGCGTGCTGCACAATGTTGAGAACGCGGCGGTTCTTGCGGAGACGAAGGACGAGGTCACGACGTTTTGTCTGCGCTATCCTCTGTATCCTGAGATTCGGGAGTGAAATTTTCGGCGGTAGCATGGCGGTGCAGATTAAAGGGGTGAGGGTTGGCGAAGGCAGTTCGCCAAAGATTATGGGGGTTTTGAACATCAGCCCCGAGTCTTTTTTTTCGGATTCGTTTACCCGTTGCGACGAGATTCTTGTCCGTGCTCTGGAGATGATGCAGGAGGGTGCGGACATGATCGATCTGGGAGCGCGAAGTACTGCACTAACCGCCCCGCCGTTGAGTGTTTCTGAGGAGCGGGAGCGGGTTGTTGCAGCACTGCGGGAACTTGATGGGTGCGGGGCTGTTCTGTCGCTTGATACGATGCATCCTGAGGTTTTGGATGCTGCGCTGCGGTATGATATTGCGGCGATCAATGATATTAACGGACTTGGGAATCCTTTGTATGCGAAAATCGCTGCGGACTCGGGCCTTCCAGTGATTGCGATGGCGGCAGGGAACAGGCCCGGCGATCCGGTTGATTTTTCCGGGACACTTTCGGCACTGCGGCTGGTGTGCGAGCGGGCAGAGCGGTTTGGGATTTCTGATCTGATTCTTGATCCGGGAGTGGGGAAGTGGGTTGAGGAGAGGTCAGTTGATGCTGACTGGGAGCTGTGCCGGAGGTTTTCTTTGTTACAGGAGTTTGAGCGTCCGCTGCTTGCTGCGGTTTCCCGCAAAGCGTTTATCGGGAATGCTGTGGGAAAGCCTGCTGAGGAGCGGCTGTTTGGGACGCTTGGTGTGTTGTTTTTCCTCCTGGAGCAGGGGGCGGACATTGTGCGGGTGCATGATGTTTTGGCAGTGCGGGATGTTGTTTTGGTGTTTGAGCGGTTACTGTGATTTTAAAACGCGAATAGCGCGAATAGCGCGAATGAAAAATCGCCAATGGCGATTTTTTTCAAATTTTGTTTTGTTTCTCTGGATGCTTCTATCTAAAATAAAATACTGAGCAATTTCCTAAAAATCGCCATTGGCGATTTTTTATTCGCGCTATTCGCGCTATTCCGCGAAGCGGTGAGCAGGCCGCAAGCATGCGATTCGCATTTGGCCGCAGGCATGCTATTCGTGTTTCATATCTCCTTATCCAGAACACAACCCACATAGGTATTCAGCGCCAATTATTATCACAATGAACCCGGGTTTTTCCGTCTATGGGATATCCACCGGCCTCCTGCAATCAGGGGACGACATCGTCGGACGCGTGCTTACCGCACTTTCTGCAACCGGCGCACACGAAATCGCCGACAATGACATTCTCCTCTTCGCCGAGTCCCCGCTGTCAACCACCGAAGGGCGAAATATCAGACTCGCTGACGTCGTGCCGGGGCAGGAGGCTGAAACGCTCGGAAAAAAATACTCACTCGACCCCAGGCTTGCTCAGGTTGTCATCGATGAAAGCGACCGCATCCTTGGCGGCATCCCCGGATTTCTGCTTGCATCACGGGGAAATCTCGTGCTTCCGAATGCAGGAGTCGACGAGTCCAATGCTCCGGACGGCTGGGTCACCCGCCTTCCCGAGGACGCCGACGCCAGTGCGGCGCGAATTCGAAAAGAGATTCGGGAACGAACCGGTAAAGAGGTCGCGGTCATCATCATCGACTCCCGCACGCATGCGATGCGGCTCGGTGTCTCCGGTGTTGCTATTGGCTGTTCAGGCATTCTTCCGAT includes these proteins:
- a CDS encoding FAD-dependent oxidoreductase, encoding MIYIVGGGPAGRMAAVRLASAGKEVTLFEKRALGGQCVHDGCMLVCGLNDVARSIRDTEFLRNTGVIEGTVSVRYPEVMRRLEEVQARLSKILERETLDAGVKIQYGVTAEVEGRSVIADGVRYDDAEAVIVASGAEMYVPDVSGAGLFGTYTARTIRSMPALPKRMAIVGGGISAAEFAYIFSSFGVEVSLFARSSFLSMLPKRMHKAALRDLSSVHIYENAPIGRVLGSDHVVGVVAGDVTVACDAVLFATGVRPHSPHVRGFLKNADGSIVVNEKMETSVRGVYACGDVVGAPYFTPVSRLQGFAAADAILGVSRTVDLSRIPFTVVLGLDYTVCRDADASGASFASPNIAGPGSVWHVSDGSVGTMELNVDTSNGQIVGFSSSGPGTGLVGTYLGYLVRKGVTVHEFSSMLEIHPISDGLYSMIRFAEDHLADQKRE
- the glyA gene encoding serine hydroxymethyltransferase; the encoded protein is MSFLRQFDPEITDLINKEYKRQVEGLELIASENVVAREVMEAMGTILTNKYAEGYPGKRYYGGCEFHDQIENIARDRLCRLFGAEHANVQPHSGSQANEAVYLSFLKPGDKILSQSLNNGGHLSHGDPANISGKYYNITSYGVDLESELLDYAEIEATARKVKPDLIVCGASAYPREIDFKAFAEIAEDVGARSMADIAHISGLCCTGLHNSPVGVTTYVTSTTHKTLRGPRGGVIMCGKEYANSIDKAVFPGLQGGPLMHVIAAKAVCFREALSNEYKEYAEQVVKNCKVLAATLIDEGFRLVTGGTDNHLCLLDLSEQGISGHQAEIALGRAGITVNKNTIPRQHLSPFETSGLRLGTPTITTRGMREEECKQVGVWISRVLHNVENAAVLAETKDEVTTFCLRYPLYPEIRE
- the folP gene encoding dihydropteroate synthase — translated: MAVQIKGVRVGEGSSPKIMGVLNISPESFFSDSFTRCDEILVRALEMMQEGADMIDLGARSTALTAPPLSVSEERERVVAALRELDGCGAVLSLDTMHPEVLDAALRYDIAAINDINGLGNPLYAKIAADSGLPVIAMAAGNRPGDPVDFSGTLSALRLVCERAERFGISDLILDPGVGKWVEERSVDADWELCRRFSLLQEFERPLLAAVSRKAFIGNAVGKPAEERLFGTLGVLFFLLEQGADIVRVHDVLAVRDVVLVFERLL
- the cofE gene encoding coenzyme F420-0:L-glutamate ligase; this encodes MNPGFSVYGISTGLLQSGDDIVGRVLTALSATGAHEIADNDILLFAESPLSTTEGRNIRLADVVPGQEAETLGKKYSLDPRLAQVVIDESDRILGGIPGFLLASRGNLVLPNAGVDESNAPDGWVTRLPEDADASAARIRKEIRERTGKEVAVIIIDSRTHAMRLGVSGVAIGCSGILPITDERGKPDLFGHELQVTRRAIADSLASTAELLMGEANEGVPVVLVRGYRYTFAEHAVIESIAPDEDLFLGSLSWNG